One Primulina huaijiensis isolate GDHJ02 chromosome 5, ASM1229523v2, whole genome shotgun sequence DNA segment encodes these proteins:
- the LOC140977893 gene encoding syntaxin-112-like, with protein MNDLMTKSFLSYVELKKQGQLDLEEDRDIEVGQLNRTDESNLSQFFQEVEAIKNDMDEITNLLIDLRNLDEETKSAYSAKILRGLRDRMDSDMVDVLRKANVLKARLEALDKSNITNRRISVRYVEGSAVDRTRILTTNGLRAKLKDIMKGFQNLREKIRLDYKESLKRKYYNATGEYPSEEVVEKMISGNGSVEIFQQKTEAYLENKERHEGVIDIQRSLNKLHQVFLDMAVMVETQGKQIDDIEHIVANAGSFISGGTNSLFYAKQRKEGKKWLCWVWAVGFIIILVCLVAMFTN; from the coding sequence ATGAACGATCTTATGACAAAATCGTTTCTAAGTTATGTGGAGTTGAAGAAGCAAGGTCAATTGGATCTTGAGGAAGACAGGGACATAGAAGTAGGTCAACTCAATCGCACGGATGAATCTAATCTTTCTCAGTTCTTCCAAGAAGTAGAAGCAATCAAGAATGATATGGACGAGATCACTAATCTCTTGATTGATCTTCGGAACTTGGATGAAGAGACTAAATCTGCTTATAGCGCGAAAATCCTTCGTGGGCTTAGAGACCGAATGGATTCAGACATGGTTGATGTCCTGAGAAAAGCCAACGTACTCAAGGCAAGACTCGAAGCACTCGATAAATCTAACATCACAAATCGCAGGATATCAGTAAGATATGTAGAAGGCAGTGCTGTAGATCGAACGAGGATTTTGACTACTAATGGATTGAGAGCCAAGCTTAAAGATATCATGAAGGGCTTCCAGAATTTGAGGGAAAAAATTCGGTTAGATTACAAAGAGAGCCTCAAGAGAAAGTACTATAATGCGACAGGAGAGTACCCGAGTGAAGAGGTGGTTGAAAAGATGATTTCTGGAAATGGGAGCGTtgaaatttttcaacaaaaaacaGAGGCATATTTGGAGAATAAAGAGAGGCATGAAGGTGTAATAGATATTCAGAGAAGTTTGAATAAGCTTCATCAAGTGTTTCTTGATATGGCTGTTATGGTCGAGACTCAAGGGAAACAGATCGACGATATCGAACATATTGTAGCCAATGCTGGTAGCTTTATCAGTGGCGGAACTAACAGTCTGTTCTATGCGAAGCAGAGGAAGGAGGGGAAGAAGTGGCTGTGTTGGGTGTGGGCTGTGGgatttatcataattttggTATGCTTAGTTGCAATGTTTACTAACTGA
- the LOC140977438 gene encoding uncharacterized protein, which yields MRGGLGLGLLMRRGRRLGWLGAKTKHLKRYVSLYNARDVHAVTFVDSVTDVVWFDLGRRVEERIERLTDELVSYTGDSFIYIYSTGDKVIPFESVKSFMEGQRRTGRKVFSFNFGPSLHVDHCRTFPEHHVLQLDYFFKECGVILVDKSQKHLNV from the exons ATGCGTGGGGGGTTGGGATTGGGGTTGCTGATGAGAAGGGGCCGGAGGTTGGGGTGGTTGGGGGCGAAGACCAAGCATTTGAAGAGGTATGTTAGCTTGTACAATGCAAGGGACGTACACGCTGTCACCTTCGTGGATTCGGTGACGGATGTGGTGTGGTTTGATTTGGGAAGAAGGGTAGAAGAGAGGATTGAGAGGTTAACCGATGAGCTGGTCTCATA TACTGGAGACA GCTTTATCTATATATACAGTACTGGAGACAAAGTCATTCCATTTGAATCTGTAAAATCATTCATGGAGGGCCAAAGGAGGACTGGGAGGAAAGTATTCTCTTTTAACTTTGGCCCGTCTCTTCATGTAGACCACTGTCGAACTTTTCCTGAGCATCACGTCCTTCAACTTGACTATTTTTTTAAGGAATGCGGAGTGATCTTGGTAGACAAATCGCAGAAACATTTGAATGTATGA
- the LOC140976285 gene encoding protein MODIFIED TRANSPORT TO THE VACUOLE 1-like: MDQSRRAVESYWRSKMVDGATSDEDKVTPVYKLEEICDLLRSAHVSIVKEVAEFILKRLQHKSPIVKQKALRVIKYAVGKSGVEFRREMQRNSVDVRQLIHYKGQSDPLKGDALNKAVRETAQETLSALFLSDESKSTPAESSLGSRIQGFGSTNYEMPSEDRKSFISEVVDIGTATIKQGLSSFIQSPSMRKNVDTGSYRSPNLRRSFTTENDYSDQYEGIGSHGTNDNSSRFSKNAGSGNWGQEISSSQMETSSGDSAATYGQKTREEKLLETIVTAGGVRLQPTRDALHVFLLEASKLNPLALGKAIEAKLKSPMWQVRMKAICVLEAVLRKRDDKNFSVVASYFIDNYDVVVKCSESPQASLREKANKVSSLLDGGQINYAENTVKHSQTPVMGDLIDTGDEDDLGVEDTEKTATAPRINQASSSIMPFVGDLLGDSFGGDVGTTETKLDDDPFGDVSFHTSQDKDRATDLFSGMSVDNSGSTGVNIKSHKTESDPFDLFSLSSEGYQEHGNRGKDVNDLMDNLSIHSDNSLTKQNGTTSEKGSEDRGSISTTYPDHRISNDVLKAEYESPAPGMNANPMFPLGAMAYNCPPGLMFNPLLASHPMNYNAMGNLIAQQQFLATMSNFQQQGNLHSNTSFNAVGSRGGHSSPLPDIFNPAIPNKPPTSLMGDLKREENKAFDFVSDHLAAAREQKRLI; encoded by the exons ATGGACCAGAGTAGGAGGGCCGTGGAGTCGTACTGGAGGTCGAAAATGGTAGACGGAGCCACGTCCGACGAGGATAAGGTGACTCCAGTATACAAATTGGAGGAAATTTGTGATTTGCTGAGGTCTGCGCATGTATCAATCGTCAAAGAAGTCGCCGAATTTATCCTCAAGCGCCTCCAGCATAAATCACCCATCGTCAAGCAGAAG GCATTAAGGGTCATCAAATATGCTGTTGGAAAGTCAGGTGTGGAGTTTAGAAGGGAAATGCAACGGAATTCAGTTGATGTACGGCAATTGATACACTACAAGGGCCAATCAGATCCTTTGAAGGGCGATGCATTGAATAAAGCTGTTCGCGAAACAGCACAGGAAACACTATCTGCTTTATTTTTGTCAGATGAGAGCAAATCGACACCTGCGGAAAGTAGCCTGGGAAGTCGAATTCAGGGATTTGGGAGTACCAACTACGAAATGCCATCAGAAGATAGAAAGTCCTTCATCAGCGAGGTTGTTGACATCGGAACTGCAACAATCAAACAGGGACTTAGCAGTTTTATACAATCTCCATCCATGAGGAAAAATGTTGACACAGGGAGTTACAGAAGCCCAAATCTTCGGCGTTCTTTTACCACAGAAAATGATTACTCTGATCAATACGAAGGGATTGGTTCTCATGGGACAAATGACAACAGTTCTCGATTCTCAAAAAATGCTGGTAGTGGAAATTGGGGTCAAGAGATTAGTTCATCCCAGATGGAAACAAGTAGTGGAGACTCTGCTGCAACTTATGGTCAGAAGACTCGCGAGGAGAAATTGTTAGAGACCATTGTTACGGCTGGTGGTGTCCGCCTACAGCCTACTCGAGATGCGCTTCATGTTTTTCTGTTGGAGGCCTCAAAGTTAAACCCTTTAGCACTAGGGAAGGCCATCGAAGCAAAACTGAAATCACCAATGTGGCAG GTTCGCATGAAAGCCATCTGTGTCCTAGAGGCAGTACTTCGGAAGAGAGATGACAAGAATTTTTCTGTTGTGGCATCATATTTTATTGACAACTATGATGTGGTGGTGAAATGTTCTGAATCTCCACAAGCATCATTGAGGGAGAAAGCAAATAAG GTGTCGAGCCTTCTGGATGGCGGACAGATCAACTATGCAGAAAATACAGTGAAGCACTCTCAGACACCTGTGATGGGGGACTTGATAGACACTGGTGATGAAGATGATCTTGGTGTGGAAGATACAGAGAAAACAGCCACTGCACCGAGAATTAACCAAGCATCATCTTCTATCATGCCATTTGTTGGTGACTTACTTGGAGACAGTTTTGGTGGTGATGTGGGCACCACTGAAACAAAACTTGACGATGACCCTTTTGGGGATGTTTCTTTTCACACCAGTCAAGATAAGGACCGTGCTACCGATCTCTTTTCTGGGATGTCTGTTGATAACTCTGGAAGTACTGGAGTGAACATCAAATCTCATAAAACTGAATCAGATCCATTTGACCTTTTCAGTTTGAGTTCTGAGGGCTACCAGGAGCATGGTAACCGTGGAAAAGATGTCAATGACTTGATGGATAATTTGTCTATACATTCCGACAATTCATTGACAAAGCAAAATGGAACTACCTCTGAAAAGGGTTCAGAGGACAGAGGTTCAATTTCGACTACCTACCCAGATCATCGAATTTCAAATGATGTCTTGAAGGCAGAATATGAGTCTCCAGCCCCTGGGATGAATGCAAATCCCATGTTTCCTTTGGGTGCTATGGCCTATAATTGTCCACCAGGCTTGATGTTCAATCCATTACTTGCTTCTCATCCTATGAATTATAATGCCATGGGGAATCTTATTGCACAACAGCAGTTCCTTGCAACAATGTCCAACTTCCAGCAACAAGGGAATCTGCACTCTAATACAAGTTTTAATGCTGTTGGATCTAGAGGTGGACATTCTTCACCCCTTCCAGACATTTTTAATCCAGCTATACCTAACAAACCTCCAACTTCTCTGATGGGTGACTTGAAGAGAGAGGAGAACAAAGCATTTGATTTTGTCTCG GATCATTTAGCTGCAGCTCGTGAACAAAAGCGTTTGATTTGA
- the LOC140977492 gene encoding enoyl-CoA delta isomerase 1, peroxisomal — translation MNKIQIIYHQPNTPLCLTGLETGMEGGMCTLEKRGDIFILTITGNDEHRLNPNLIDSIRSALDRVKSDPGSSGPTALITTAHGKFFSNGYDLSWALSDTAQAETRPKIMSKKLRHLVSDLLSLPMPTIAAVTGHASAAGLILALSHDYLLMRKGRGFLYMNELDIGYKIPNWFMQIVKSKIASPKVWRDVVLKPARITAEMGVDWGIVDSAHDGVEETLDAAVRLGAELVKRKWDGKVYADNRRTVFATVLTALGCDETVGDSGEDGSVATSASDAVPRL, via the coding sequence ATGAATAAAATACAGATTATTTATCACCAACCAAACACACCCTTGTGTCTGACTGGATTGGAAACTGGGATGGAAGGCGGGATGTGCACCTTGGAGAAGCGCGGCGATATCTTCATCCTCACGATCACAGGCAACGACGAGCACCGACTGAACCCGAACCTTATCGATTCCATCCGCTCCGCACTCGATCGGGTCAAATCCGATCCGGGATCGTCCGGCCCGACTGCCCTCATCACCACAGCCCACGGCAAGTTCTTCTCCAATGGCTACGATCTCTCTTGGGCTTTATCGGACACGGCCCAAGCCGAAACCCGACCTAAGATCATGTCCAAGAAGCTTCGCCACCTCGTCTCCGACCTCCTCTCCCTCCCCATGCCCACCATCGCCGCCGTCACGGGCCACGCCTCCGCCGCGGGGCTCATCCTAGCCCTCAGCCACGACTACCTCCTCATGCGGAAAGGCCGCGGGTTTCTGTACATGAACGAGCTCGATATTGGATACAAAATCCCTAATTGGTTTATGCAGATTGTGAAGAGTAAGATCGCGTCGCCGAAGGTTTGGAGGGACGTGGTTCTAAAGCCGGCAAGAATCACGGCGGAGATGGGAGTGGATTGGGGCATTGTAGACTCGGCTCATGATGGTGTGGAGGAGACTCTGGACGCTGCGGTGAGGCTAGGTGCGGAGCTGGTGAAGAGGAAATGGGATGGGAAAGTGTATGCGGACAATAGGAGGACTGTGTTTGCTACCGTGCTGACGGCGCTGGGCTGCGATGAAACCGTGGGGGATTCCGGCGAAGATGGCAGTGTTGCAACTTCCGCCAGCGACGCTGTCCCAAGACTGTGA